A window from Ignavibacteriota bacterium encodes these proteins:
- a CDS encoding four helix bundle protein: MKEKIYYFDHEKLIVYQKSLEFLKWLNVVLTKVEKRYSVYEQLERASTSIILNISEGNGKFTSKDRCRYFDISRGSALECSAGLDILVTKDILTSEEIKFGKDLLKEIVSMLIGLIKSNSTRIHEPEVEYNSDR; this comes from the coding sequence ATGAAAGAAAAGATTTACTATTTCGATCATGAAAAATTAATTGTTTATCAGAAATCTTTAGAATTTCTTAAGTGGTTAAATGTAGTTTTAACCAAAGTTGAGAAAAGATATTCAGTATATGAACAATTAGAAAGAGCTTCAACATCAATAATTTTGAATATTTCAGAAGGCAATGGTAAGTTTACAAGTAAAGATAGATGTAGATATTTTGATATTTCGCGCGGTTCGGCATTAGAATGTTCTGCTGGATTAGATATTTTAGTTACAAAAGATATTTTAACCTCTGAAGAAATTAAATTTGGAAAAGATTTACTGAAAGAAATTGTTTCAATGTTAATAGGATTAATTAAAAGTAATTCTACAAGAATTCACGAACCAGAAGTGGAATATAATTCTGATAGATAA
- the serC gene encoding 3-phosphoserine/phosphohydroxythreonine transaminase — MSERIYNFSAGPAILPEEVLKEAQADFYNYKNTGMSVMEMSHRSKAYEAIIKTAEADLRKLLNIGDNYAVLFLQGGATLQFSMVPQNLMPPAKKADYILTGAWAKKAAKEAKREGTVNIAASTETENFIRIPKQNELKLSSDASYVHYTSNNTIFGTQFKYIPETGNIPLVCDTSSDMLHNYFDVNKFGLIYAGAQKNMGPSGVVLVIIRKDLLERSSDNLHTYMNYKIHVENESMYNTPATFGVYIMGLVFKWLLNLGGLEVMYNMNLEKANILYDYMDESDGYYKGTAVKEDRSLMNVTFRLPSEELEKKIIAEATAKGFSGLKGHRSVGGLRASIYNAFPKKGVEELVEFMKDFKKNN; from the coding sequence ATGAGTGAAAGAATTTATAACTTTAGTGCTGGACCAGCTATTTTACCGGAAGAAGTTTTAAAAGAAGCACAAGCAGATTTTTACAATTACAAAAATACTGGAATGTCTGTGATGGAAATGAGTCACCGTTCCAAAGCTTATGAAGCAATTATTAAAACTGCGGAAGCCGATTTAAGAAAACTATTAAACATTGGAGATAATTATGCGGTGTTATTTTTGCAAGGTGGAGCAACACTTCAGTTTTCAATGGTTCCGCAAAATTTAATGCCTCCGGCAAAAAAAGCTGATTACATTCTTACTGGAGCTTGGGCTAAAAAAGCCGCTAAAGAAGCTAAGCGTGAAGGTACAGTTAATATTGCCGCTTCAACTGAAACAGAAAATTTTATTAGAATTCCTAAACAAAATGAATTGAAATTATCTTCCGATGCATCTTATGTTCATTACACATCTAACAATACAATTTTCGGAACTCAATTTAAATATATTCCCGAAACTGGAAATATTCCCTTGGTTTGCGATACATCTTCGGATATGCTGCACAACTATTTTGATGTAAATAAATTTGGATTAATTTATGCCGGCGCTCAAAAAAATATGGGACCTTCCGGAGTTGTTCTTGTAATTATTAGAAAAGATTTGCTTGAAAGAAGCAGCGATAATTTGCACACTTATATGAATTATAAAATTCATGTTGAAAATGAATCAATGTATAATACTCCAGCTACATTTGGAGTTTATATTATGGGATTGGTTTTTAAGTGGTTACTTAATCTTGGCGGACTTGAAGTTATGTATAATATGAATTTAGAGAAAGCCAACATTCTTTATGATTATATGGATGAAAGTGATGGTTATTATAAAGGTACTGCAGTTAAAGAAGATAGATCTTTAATGAATGTTACATTTAGATTGCCAAGTGAAGAATTAGAGAAAAAAATTATTGCGGAAGCAACTGCAAAAGGTTTTTCCGGATTAAAAGGACATAGATCTGTTGGCGGATTAAGAGCATCAATTTATAATGCCTTTCCCAAAAAAGGTGTGGAAGAATTAGTTGAATTTATGAAGGATTTTAAAAAGAACAATTAA
- the hflX gene encoding GTPase HflX translates to MIETTQIVIDRAILVALKTREISDDRIDEHLLELEMLTKTAGAETILKIVQDKSKMDSAFYIGKGKAEEIAELAEMNEITIIIFDDDLTPTQLRNLEKLINRKVVDRSGLILDIFAQHAKTNEAKTQVELAQLQYLLPRLTRAWTHLSKQYGGIRTKGPGETQIETDRRIVRTRISALKDKLKKIESQQKTKSLGREELIKTTLVGYTNAGKSTLLNLLTEAAVLAENKLFATLDSTTRSFELSPKKKILITDTVGFIRKLPHHLVASFKSTLNVVKEADLILHVIDITNPFFEDHIKVVEETLESLECKNKPTIKIFNKIDALEDKSKIDYVKNHFPNCIIISAERGINIGSLKNIFLEFYEHNFVTNKIRTDHAKGNLVAKVHSLVDDLKTTYDDFGITLEYKTSKQIHEQIMRLFNGKK, encoded by the coding sequence ATGATAGAAACCACCCAAATAGTTATTGATAGAGCAATACTTGTTGCACTTAAGACAAGAGAAATATCCGATGATAGAATTGATGAACATTTGCTTGAACTGGAAATGTTAACGAAAACTGCCGGAGCCGAAACAATACTGAAAATTGTGCAAGATAAAAGTAAAATGGATTCTGCATTTTACATTGGCAAAGGCAAAGCTGAAGAAATTGCAGAACTTGCGGAAATGAATGAAATAACTATAATTATTTTTGATGATGATTTAACGCCGACACAATTAAGGAATTTGGAAAAATTAATAAACAGAAAAGTTGTAGATCGATCGGGATTAATATTAGATATTTTTGCTCAACACGCCAAAACTAATGAAGCTAAAACTCAAGTGGAGCTTGCCCAGCTTCAATATTTATTGCCAAGATTAACAAGAGCATGGACGCATTTATCCAAACAATACGGCGGGATTAGAACTAAAGGTCCCGGCGAAACTCAAATTGAAACTGATAGACGAATTGTCAGAACCAGAATTAGTGCACTAAAAGATAAATTAAAGAAAATTGAATCTCAGCAAAAAACAAAAAGTTTGGGCAGAGAAGAATTAATTAAAACAACTTTAGTCGGTTATACAAATGCAGGAAAATCTACTTTACTAAATTTATTAACTGAAGCCGCTGTTCTTGCTGAGAATAAACTTTTCGCAACTTTAGATTCTACAACCCGTTCTTTTGAATTATCGCCGAAGAAAAAAATTCTAATTACAGATACTGTTGGATTTATTCGTAAACTTCCACATCATTTAGTTGCATCTTTTAAAAGTACATTAAATGTTGTAAAAGAAGCGGATTTAATTCTTCATGTAATTGATATTACAAATCCATTCTTTGAAGATCACATAAAAGTTGTTGAAGAAACTTTAGAAAGTCTTGAATGCAAAAATAAACCCACAATCAAAATCTTTAATAAAATAGATGCTTTAGAAGATAAAAGTAAAATTGATTACGTGAAAAATCATTTTCCAAATTGCATTATAATTTCTGCCGAGCGCGGAATAAACATTGGAAGCCTTAAGAATATTTTCTTAGAATTTTATGAGCATAATTTTGTTACAAACAAAATTCGCACTGATCACGCAAAAGGAAATTTAGTTGCAAAAGTTCATTCGCTTGTTGATGATTTGAAAACAACTTATGATGATTTTGGAATTACATTGGAATATAAAACTTCGAAACAAATTCATGAACAAATTATGAGATTGTTTAATGGTAAGAAATAA
- a CDS encoding SpoIID/LytB domain-containing protein, whose translation MKKEPNVSVAILSDTSIEFILYGEFVTNFSSEIFNGKITAKIENELIKLTSDSFEFNNLEEILFTPTDDISDTFLLKNVTIGLNFHWEQKQTQRFAGKLKIIVSNDKLTIINIIPVEQYLQSVISSEMSPTSSLELLKSHAIISRSWLLAQIEKRTKLINNDKSYTSQIISESEIIKWYDREDHNLFDVCADDHCQRYQGITKNYAHNAELAVNATIGLVLYFDNNICDTRFSKSCGGVTETFENVWENSPHPYLKSIVDYKFEPDGYNTNLTNEDSAVKWIKNSPVAFCNTKDSKILEQVLNNYDQTTTDFYRWNVNYSQEEISEIIKTKSGINFGDIIDLIPISRGYSGRIIKLKIIGTLKTLIVGKELEIRKLLSHSHLYSSAFYIEKGGIENNIPKSFKLVGAGWGHGVGLCQIGAAVMGEKGFRFDEILLHYFRGAQIKKIY comes from the coding sequence ATGAAAAAAGAACCAAACGTAAGTGTAGCAATACTTTCAGATACATCGATAGAATTTATTTTATACGGAGAATTTGTCACAAATTTTTCTTCAGAAATTTTTAATGGAAAAATTACTGCGAAAATAGAAAATGAATTAATTAAACTGACTTCAGATTCATTTGAATTTAATAATTTGGAAGAAATTTTATTTACTCCGACGGATGACATTTCTGATACATTCTTATTGAAAAATGTTACAATTGGTTTAAATTTTCATTGGGAACAAAAGCAAACTCAGCGTTTTGCCGGAAAATTAAAAATCATTGTTTCTAATGATAAACTCACAATTATAAATATTATTCCGGTTGAACAATATTTGCAAAGTGTAATTTCATCCGAAATGAGCCCTACAAGTTCGTTGGAATTACTTAAATCACACGCAATTATTTCTCGAAGCTGGCTTTTAGCTCAAATTGAAAAGCGTACAAAATTAATAAATAATGATAAAAGTTATACTTCGCAAATAATTTCCGAAAGTGAAATAATAAAATGGTATGATAGAGAAGACCATAATTTATTTGATGTTTGTGCAGATGACCATTGCCAACGTTATCAAGGAATAACAAAAAATTATGCACATAATGCAGAGTTGGCGGTTAATGCAACAATTGGATTAGTTTTATATTTTGATAATAATATCTGCGATACAAGATTTTCGAAATCATGTGGAGGAGTTACAGAAACTTTTGAAAATGTTTGGGAAAATTCACCACATCCATATTTGAAATCAATAGTTGATTATAAGTTTGAACCGGATGGATACAACACAAATTTAACTAACGAAGATTCTGCTGTAAAATGGATAAAAAATTCACCGGTTGCATTTTGTAATACAAAAGATTCAAAAATTCTGGAACAAGTTTTAAACAATTATGATCAAACAACAACTGATTTTTATAGATGGAATGTAAATTATTCTCAAGAAGAAATTTCTGAAATCATAAAAACAAAAAGTGGAATTAATTTTGGAGATATAATTGATTTAATTCCCATTTCACGAGGATATTCCGGAAGAATTATTAAGTTAAAAATTATCGGCACACTAAAAACATTAATTGTCGGCAAAGAATTGGAAATTAGAAAACTACTTTCACATTCACATTTATACAGTTCTGCGTTTTATATTGAAAAAGGTGGAATTGAAAATAATATTCCAAAAAGTTTTAAATTGGTTGGAGCCGGCTGGGGACACGGAGTTGGCTTATGCCAAATCGGAGCTGCCGTTATGGGTGAAAAAGGTTTTCGTTTTGATGAAATTTTACTGCACTATTTTCGTGGTGCGCAAATTAAAAAGATTTACTAA
- a CDS encoding BatA and WFA domain-containing protein, with amino-acid sequence MVFLNPAILLGLLAASIPILIHLLNFRKLKKVEFSSVSFLKELQKSKIKKIKIKQWLLLFLRTLLIILLVLAFARPTFEGTNIISSASAKSSTIFVLDNSLSMTYLTDKGTKFNQSKKIIKEIITNIDEGNDFYFITTSDSVKNTTNKNTALKFLEEIKITQLTKPLSKTIEEAKSILTKAQNINKEIFVFSDFQKNTFYFNIDSVSSDENIKIYSFDISEQHEDNFSVSNLVLNNAIIEVDKSLNFSADVSNYSENNGDNLSLSLFVNNERVSQKNISIPSFQTNKVDFETTLKSTGLIEAKVVLEDDNLVEDNSCYLNFEVLDKINILLLYENVDDIQFLNSAIKSVSTSERFEITQKPINNIAFLTLNNFDIIFIVTSGNINTDKIHNYLLSNGKVVIFPNDNPDINKFNILLAKINLKSVQKYISTENTNLNYAEFGFVDFSHPLFKSLFPDKNKQQIESPNIYRYLQFTDNQKLNSIIKLNNENIFLGETEFQKGKIILFATSPKLQSGNFPIKSIFAPLITRIILYSTTNQENQNFIVGDIIPLDVRKYNFPVLEIIAPNFDEKINLQNLKNDKFLFRNTQISGSYKFYNNKKLLDFANVNLNPDESDLRKIEIDSLRYFYEKLFNQNFTFVKSNEDYLNKIKNARFGTELWKLFLLLAFLIALLEMFVARSSKKDLMNFNQN; translated from the coding sequence ATGGTTTTTCTAAATCCCGCAATTTTATTGGGTTTACTTGCTGCTTCAATTCCAATTTTAATTCACTTGTTGAATTTTAGAAAACTTAAAAAAGTTGAATTCAGTTCTGTTAGTTTTCTAAAAGAATTGCAAAAATCTAAAATTAAAAAAATAAAAATCAAACAATGGCTGCTGTTATTCCTAAGAACTCTTCTAATCATTTTACTTGTTTTAGCTTTTGCAAGACCAACTTTTGAAGGTACAAACATTATCAGTTCTGCTTCAGCAAAATCAAGCACAATTTTTGTTTTAGATAATTCTTTAAGTATGACGTATCTTACAGATAAGGGCACAAAATTTAATCAGAGTAAAAAAATAATTAAAGAAATAATTACCAATATTGATGAAGGAAATGATTTTTATTTTATCACCACTTCAGATTCGGTAAAAAATACTACGAATAAAAATACTGCATTAAAATTTTTAGAAGAAATTAAAATTACTCAATTAACAAAACCATTAAGCAAAACTATTGAGGAAGCAAAAAGTATTTTAACAAAAGCGCAAAATATTAATAAAGAAATTTTTGTTTTTTCTGATTTTCAAAAAAATACATTTTATTTTAATATTGATTCTGTTTCTTCGGATGAAAATATTAAAATATATTCGTTTGATATTTCCGAACAACATGAAGATAATTTTTCTGTTTCAAATTTGGTACTGAATAATGCTATTATAGAAGTTGACAAATCCCTTAATTTTTCAGCTGATGTTTCAAATTATTCTGAAAATAATGGTGATAATTTATCCCTATCACTTTTTGTTAATAATGAAAGAGTTTCACAGAAAAACATTTCTATTCCATCTTTCCAAACGAATAAAGTTGATTTTGAAACTACATTAAAATCAACCGGTTTAATTGAAGCAAAAGTTGTGCTTGAAGATGATAATCTTGTGGAAGATAATTCATGTTATTTAAATTTTGAAGTGCTTGATAAAATTAATATTCTACTTTTATATGAAAATGTTGATGATATACAATTTCTAAATTCTGCAATAAAATCGGTAAGTACTTCAGAACGATTTGAAATTACACAAAAGCCAATTAATAATATTGCATTTTTAACCCTTAACAATTTTGATATAATTTTTATAGTAACATCTGGCAATATAAATACTGATAAAATTCACAATTATTTACTTTCAAATGGAAAAGTTGTGATTTTTCCAAATGATAATCCCGATATAAATAAATTCAATATTTTATTAGCAAAAATAAATTTAAAATCCGTACAAAAATATATTTCAACAGAAAATACAAATTTGAATTATGCAGAATTTGGTTTTGTTGACTTTTCTCATCCATTGTTCAAAAGTTTATTTCCGGATAAAAATAAACAACAAATTGAATCACCCAATATTTATAGGTATTTACAGTTTACTGATAATCAAAAACTTAATTCAATTATAAAGTTAAATAATGAAAATATTTTCTTGGGTGAAACCGAATTTCAAAAAGGTAAAATTATTTTGTTTGCAACTTCACCCAAATTGCAATCGGGCAATTTTCCAATCAAAAGTATTTTTGCACCGCTTATCACACGAATTATTTTATATTCAACAACAAATCAAGAAAACCAGAATTTTATTGTAGGAGATATAATTCCATTGGATGTAAGAAAATATAATTTTCCAGTTCTTGAAATTATTGCGCCAAACTTTGATGAAAAAATTAATTTGCAAAATTTAAAAAACGATAAATTTCTATTTCGGAATACACAAATTTCCGGAAGTTATAAATTTTACAATAATAAAAAATTATTGGATTTTGCTAATGTAAATTTAAATCCGGATGAATCTGATTTAAGAAAAATTGAAATTGATTCACTGAGATATTTTTATGAGAAGTTATTTAATCAAAATTTTACTTTTGTTAAAAGTAATGAAGATTATTTAAACAAAATTAAAAATGCCAGATTCGGAACCGAGTTGTGGAAATTATTTTTATTATTAGCATTTTTAATTGCTTTATTGGAAATGTTTGTTGCGCGAAGTTCAAAAAAAGATTTAATGAATTTTAATCAAAATTAA
- the hutH gene encoding histidine ammonia-lyase, with translation MVRNKKLVIDGNTLTLEKIEFFLNENPQVILSEESKRNVIKTRKLIDKWIEEDQVIYGVTTGFGEFSNVKISKNDLEKLQENLIVSHAAGVGENLPPFIIKIMMLLRANALAKGYSGIKLTTLELLLEFINNNIIPVIPSQGSVGSSGDLAPLSHLVLSLIGKGKSQKFNFVNCETTNFTKPVSTKNLLKKFNLTPIKLGAKEGLALVNGTQMMTAFAAFISIQAKKLAMQADISAALSHEALRATDKAYDLRLHNLRPFDGQINTAKNMLALIKNSEIRKSHLENDTRVQDSYSLRCIPQIHGASKDAINYVCSKVEIELNSANDNPLIFPAEGDHIEGGNFHGQPMALAMDFMAIALSEIANVSERRIERLVNGQLSNLPRFLTKNGGLNSGFMIAQYTAASLVSENKTLSHPASVDSIPTSANQEDHNSMGSIASRKCYQILQNVQTVIAIEMLVASQGIEFLKPLKCGVGTSAAYKKIREVVKPLNHDRELHIDIQKVLKIVKDNSLLKSVENKVKLF, from the coding sequence ATGGTAAGAAATAAAAAGTTAGTAATTGATGGAAACACATTAACTTTAGAGAAAATTGAATTCTTCTTAAATGAAAATCCGCAAGTTATATTAAGTGAAGAATCAAAACGAAATGTTATAAAAACTAGAAAATTAATTGATAAATGGATTGAAGAAGACCAAGTAATTTACGGTGTAACTACTGGATTTGGTGAGTTTTCAAATGTAAAAATTTCCAAGAATGATTTAGAAAAACTGCAAGAAAATTTAATTGTAAGTCATGCTGCCGGCGTTGGAGAAAATCTTCCTCCATTTATAATTAAAATTATGATGCTTCTTCGTGCAAACGCTTTAGCAAAAGGTTATTCTGGTATTAAGCTTACAACTTTAGAACTTTTGTTAGAATTTATAAATAACAATATTATTCCGGTTATTCCATCGCAAGGATCCGTAGGCTCAAGCGGCGATTTGGCTCCGCTTTCACATTTGGTGCTTTCATTAATTGGAAAAGGAAAATCGCAAAAATTTAATTTTGTAAATTGTGAAACAACAAATTTTACAAAACCGGTTTCAACAAAAAATTTATTAAAAAAGTTTAATTTAACTCCAATAAAATTAGGAGCAAAAGAAGGTTTAGCTTTAGTTAACGGAACACAAATGATGACTGCATTTGCGGCATTCATTTCAATTCAAGCGAAAAAATTAGCGATGCAAGCTGATATAAGTGCGGCGTTAAGTCACGAAGCTTTACGCGCAACAGATAAAGCTTACGATTTACGTTTACACAATTTGCGCCCGTTTGATGGACAAATAAATACTGCAAAAAATATGCTTGCGCTAATTAAGAATAGTGAAATCAGAAAATCACATTTAGAAAATGATACACGCGTTCAAGATTCATATTCGCTCAGATGTATTCCGCAAATTCATGGCGCTTCAAAAGATGCAATTAATTATGTTTGTTCAAAAGTTGAAATTGAGTTGAATTCAGCAAATGATAATCCTTTAATTTTTCCGGCAGAAGGTGATCATATTGAAGGTGGAAATTTTCACGGACAACCAATGGCTTTGGCAATGGATTTTATGGCAATTGCACTTTCAGAAATTGCAAATGTTTCCGAAAGAAGAATAGAAAGATTAGTCAATGGTCAGCTTAGTAACTTGCCAAGATTTTTAACAAAAAACGGCGGACTCAATTCTGGCTTTATGATTGCTCAATATACCGCTGCCTCATTAGTTTCCGAAAATAAAACTTTATCACATCCAGCAAGTGTTGATTCGATTCCAACTTCAGCAAATCAAGAAGATCACAATTCAATGGGATCAATTGCATCTAGAAAATGTTATCAAATTTTGCAAAATGTACAAACTGTAATTGCCATTGAAATGCTTGTTGCATCCCAAGGAATTGAATTTCTTAAACCTTTAAAATGTGGAGTTGGAACTTCCGCGGCTTATAAAAAAATTAGAGAAGTTGTAAAACCTTTAAATCATGATAGAGAATTGCATATTGATATTCAAAAAGTTTTGAAAATTGTTAAAGATAATTCGCTATTAAAATCTGTTGAAAATAAAGTGAAACTATTTTAA
- a CDS encoding glycerate kinase → MKILIAPDKFKDSLTSQQVCDGIENGIKNISSKIKIAKIPLADGGEGSLTVLEKIIPFKKTYLTVANPKFKTIKTYYGIYKKSAYIELALTSGLQLLKKKDRNPMFTTSYGTGEIILDAISKGVKRIFLFVGGSATNDAGIGIASALGYLFKDEHGKILKPIGKNLTHIKSIENTNKVTFDKIEFIILTDVENNLFGKNGASYIYAKQKGANDSEIIELDKGLRNFSKVVKNNLGINISKIKGGGAAGGIAAGLNAFCDAKIFSGIETVMNLLKIEKQILNADLIITGEGFFDKQTLKGKVVNGIIDICNKHNKPIGVICGDTNLKQKDFNKLKLKFVKTIKTKEISKKNAMENASKYLVGISEELMIDKLNLD, encoded by the coding sequence ATGAAAATTTTAATTGCTCCGGATAAATTTAAAGACTCACTTACTTCTCAGCAAGTTTGCGATGGAATAGAAAATGGAATTAAAAATATTTCATCCAAAATAAAAATTGCTAAAATCCCTTTAGCTGATGGCGGCGAAGGTTCTCTAACAGTTTTAGAAAAAATTATTCCATTTAAAAAAACTTATCTAACGGTTGCAAACCCAAAATTTAAAACAATAAAAACTTATTACGGAATTTATAAAAAATCTGCTTATATAGAACTTGCATTAACTTCCGGTCTGCAATTACTTAAAAAGAAAGATAGAAATCCAATGTTTACAACTTCCTATGGAACCGGAGAAATTATTTTAGATGCAATTTCAAAAGGAGTAAAAAGAATTTTTCTTTTTGTTGGAGGAAGTGCAACAAATGATGCGGGAATTGGAATTGCATCAGCTTTGGGTTATTTATTTAAAGATGAGCATGGAAAAATTCTAAAACCGATTGGTAAAAATTTAACTCACATAAAATCAATAGAGAACACAAATAAAGTAACTTTTGATAAGATCGAATTTATAATTCTGACCGATGTAGAAAATAATTTATTTGGTAAAAATGGTGCGTCATATATTTACGCAAAACAAAAAGGAGCTAATGATTCTGAAATTATTGAATTGGACAAAGGTTTAAGAAATTTTTCAAAAGTAGTTAAAAATAATTTAGGAATTAACATTTCTAAAATTAAAGGCGGAGGAGCTGCCGGAGGAATTGCTGCGGGACTAAATGCATTTTGTGATGCAAAAATTTTTAGCGGGATAGAAACCGTTATGAATTTATTGAAAATTGAGAAACAAATACTAAATGCAGATTTAATAATAACTGGCGAAGGTTTTTTTGACAAGCAAACTCTAAAAGGAAAAGTAGTAAATGGAATTATTGATATTTGTAACAAGCATAACAAACCAATCGGAGTTATTTGCGGTGATACAAATCTAAAGCAAAAAGATTTTAATAAGTTGAAATTGAAATTTGTCAAAACAATTAAAACAAAAGAAATCTCAAAAAAAAATGCAATGGAAAATGCATCAAAATATTTAGTAGGAATAAGTGAAGAATTAATGATTGATAAATTAAATTTAGACTAA